The proteins below come from a single Pyramidobacter porci genomic window:
- a CDS encoding DUF1846 domain-containing protein, whose amino-acid sequence MASQIGFDNEKYLKEQTAAIAERVGHNGQKLYLEFGGKLIFDYHAARCLPGFDPNVKMRLLESFRDEAEVIICLYSGDVERKKIRADFGTTYDSEVLRLIDEFTQRGLRVAGVVITRFEGQPTVQNFRRRLENRGIAVYTHYATKGYPTDVDTIVSEDGYGRNDYIPTTKPIVVVTAPGPGSGKLATCLSQIYHDYKRGIHSGYSKYESFPVWNLPLKHPLNLAYEAATADLGDVNLIDHFHLETYDRKTVNYNRDLEAFPILQRILCRITGGDAGYRSPTDMGVNRIAWGIVDDGAVREASCQEIIRRYFRTSCEVALGQADKNCLQRISLIMKELDLLPEYRRVVIPAREAVKEGQARGKGDGGIFTGAAIELADGTIVTGKNSPLLHSSSSAVLNAAKILAHIPDDIDLLPHNILQSLSYFKKEIFGENKLALDLEETLLALSISATSNPAAAAAVEQLRHLRNRECHLSHIPTPGDESGFRKLGMNLTSDPSFSSKSLFDE is encoded by the coding sequence ATGGCTTCTCAAATCGGCTTCGACAACGAAAAATACCTGAAGGAGCAAACCGCGGCCATCGCGGAACGGGTCGGGCACAACGGGCAAAAGCTTTACCTCGAGTTCGGCGGCAAGCTTATTTTCGACTATCACGCGGCGCGCTGCCTTCCCGGCTTCGATCCCAACGTGAAGATGCGCCTGCTGGAGAGTTTCCGCGACGAGGCGGAAGTCATCATCTGCCTCTACTCGGGAGACGTCGAGCGCAAAAAGATCCGCGCCGACTTCGGCACCACGTACGATTCCGAAGTTCTCCGTCTGATCGACGAGTTCACGCAGCGCGGCCTGCGCGTGGCCGGAGTGGTCATCACCCGTTTCGAAGGCCAGCCCACCGTCCAGAATTTTCGCCGACGCCTCGAGAACCGCGGCATCGCCGTTTATACTCACTACGCCACCAAAGGCTACCCCACCGACGTGGACACCATCGTCAGCGAAGACGGGTACGGGCGCAACGACTACATCCCCACTACCAAACCGATCGTCGTGGTTACCGCGCCGGGCCCCGGCAGCGGCAAACTGGCGACGTGCCTTTCGCAGATCTATCACGATTACAAGCGGGGCATCCATTCTGGCTATTCGAAATACGAGAGCTTCCCCGTCTGGAACCTGCCGCTCAAGCATCCGCTGAATCTGGCCTATGAGGCGGCGACCGCCGACCTCGGCGACGTGAATCTGATCGACCATTTTCATCTCGAGACCTACGACCGAAAGACCGTGAATTACAATCGCGATCTGGAAGCCTTCCCCATCCTCCAGCGGATCCTCTGCCGCATTACCGGCGGCGACGCCGGGTACAGGTCGCCCACGGACATGGGCGTCAACCGGATCGCCTGGGGGATCGTCGACGACGGCGCCGTGCGCGAAGCCTCCTGTCAGGAGATCATTCGCCGCTATTTCCGCACCTCCTGCGAGGTCGCGCTCGGGCAGGCGGACAAAAACTGTCTCCAGCGCATCAGTCTGATCATGAAAGAGCTGGATCTTCTGCCCGAATACCGCCGCGTGGTGATTCCGGCGCGGGAAGCTGTCAAAGAAGGCCAGGCGCGCGGCAAAGGCGACGGCGGCATCTTTACCGGAGCGGCCATCGAACTTGCCGACGGCACGATCGTAACGGGAAAGAACTCTCCGCTGCTCCATTCTTCTTCCAGCGCCGTGCTGAACGCAGCCAAAATCCTCGCTCACATTCCCGACGATATCGACTTGCTGCCGCACAACATCCTCCAGTCCCTTTCGTATTTCAAGAAAGAGATTTTCGGCGAGAACAAACTGGCCCTTGACCTTGAGGAAACTCTGCTTGCCCTCAGCATCAGCGCCACTTCCAACCCTGCCGCCGCCGCCGCGGTGGAACAGCTGCGTCATCTGAGGAACCGGGAATGTCACCTCTCGCACATCCCGACGCCTGGCGACGAGAGCGGCTTCCGCAAACTGGGCATGAATCTCACGAGTGATCCGTCTTTTTCGAGCAAAAGTCTTTTCGACGAGTAA
- a CDS encoding YchJ family protein: protein MSLCPCGSNRELEECCRLIIKGSRRAQTAVELMKARYVAYTTGDVDFIISSHDPETRENVSKEATEEWSRSARWLGIEILSTIGGGPDDDDGVVEFVASFELEGKKINHHEKSYFKKINGNWFFVDGQIVPETYVRSAPKVGRNDPCPCGSGKKYKFCCGKNR from the coding sequence ATGTCCCTTTGCCCTTGTGGTTCGAACCGTGAATTGGAAGAATGCTGCCGCCTCATCATCAAAGGCAGCCGCCGTGCCCAAACTGCCGTAGAACTGATGAAGGCCCGCTACGTGGCCTACACGACCGGCGACGTCGACTTTATCATTTCCAGCCATGATCCGGAAACACGGGAGAACGTCAGCAAGGAAGCGACCGAAGAATGGTCACGTTCGGCGCGCTGGCTCGGCATAGAGATCCTCAGCACGATCGGCGGCGGTCCGGACGATGACGACGGCGTCGTCGAATTCGTGGCCAGCTTCGAACTTGAGGGCAAAAAAATAAACCACCACGAGAAATCGTACTTCAAGAAGATCAACGGGAACTGGTTCTTCGTGGACGGTCAGATCGTCCCCGAAACGTACGTCCGTTCGGCCCCGAAAGTGGGACGAAACGATCCTTGCCCCTGCGGAAGCGGAAAGAAATACAAGTTCTGCTGCGGCAAAAATCGTTAG